One window of the Crassaminicella thermophila genome contains the following:
- a CDS encoding substrate-binding domain-containing protein, translated as MKLGKKKIFSLALILVLVIALLSGCVQTAPTEETSKEVKNSSIILATTTSTENSGLLDYLLPVFEKDTGIKVKVVAVGTGKALKMGEDGEADVLLVHAKSSEEAFVKAGHGLERFDVMYNDFVIIGPKNDPAKLYENASNDVIKAFKLINKGNAKFVSRGDDSGTHKKEKKFWEEAGIEPKGDWYLSAGKGMGDVIQMANEIEGYTLSDRATYLSMKDKIDLEILVEGDNKLFNQYGVIAVNPNKNEKINNDGAQKFIDWILGEKAQGLIKAFGKDKFSKPLFIPNAR; from the coding sequence ATGAAATTGGGAAAGAAAAAAATTTTTAGTCTTGCTTTGATACTTGTATTGGTAATAGCTTTACTATCAGGTTGCGTACAAACAGCACCAACAGAGGAGACAAGTAAAGAAGTGAAAAACAGCAGTATCATTTTGGCTACTACAACAAGCACAGAAAATAGTGGTTTGCTAGATTATCTACTGCCTGTTTTTGAAAAAGATACAGGGATTAAAGTAAAGGTAGTAGCAGTTGGAACAGGGAAAGCATTAAAAATGGGAGAAGACGGGGAAGCAGACGTATTGTTAGTACATGCTAAGTCTTCTGAAGAAGCTTTTGTAAAAGCAGGTCATGGCTTAGAAAGATTTGATGTTATGTATAATGATTTTGTGATAATTGGACCAAAGAACGATCCTGCTAAACTTTATGAAAATGCATCGAATGATGTAATAAAGGCTTTTAAATTAATTAATAAAGGGAATGCAAAATTTGTATCAAGAGGGGATGATTCTGGTACCCATAAAAAGGAGAAAAAATTCTGGGAAGAAGCGGGAATTGAGCCTAAAGGAGATTGGTATTTGTCAGCTGGTAAAGGAATGGGAGATGTAATCCAGATGGCAAATGAGATAGAAGGATATACTTTATCTGATAGAGCTACTTATTTATCAATGAAAGATAAAATTGATTTAGAAATTCTTGTAGAAGGAGATAATAAATTATTTAACCAATATGGAGTCATTGCCGTAAATCCTAATAAAAATGAAAAGATTAATAATGATGGAGCACAAAAGTTTATAGATTGGATTTTGGGAGAAAAAGCACAAGGGCTTATTAAAGCATTTGGAAAAGATAAATTTTCTAAACCTTTATTTATTCCAAATGCAAGATAG
- a CDS encoding MOSC domain-containing protein, whose amino-acid sequence MKGKVLAVNISKKKGVVKTPIEEGVFQEGHGLVGDAHAGKWHRQVSLLGVESVEKMKQAGVKGLCNGKFAENLTTEGIVLHKLPIGTKLKIGETIQEVSQIGKECHDGCIIKKQVGKCIMPNEGIFTRVLKGGKIRAGDLIEVIES is encoded by the coding sequence TTGAAAGGGAAAGTTTTGGCAGTAAATATTAGTAAAAAAAAGGGAGTTGTAAAAACACCTATAGAAGAAGGAGTTTTTCAAGAAGGACATGGTTTGGTAGGGGATGCCCATGCTGGAAAATGGCATAGACAGGTTAGTTTACTTGGTGTTGAAAGTGTTGAAAAAATGAAACAAGCAGGAGTTAAGGGACTCTGCAATGGAAAATTTGCTGAAAACCTGACAACAGAAGGAATTGTTTTACATAAATTACCTATAGGTACAAAACTAAAAATAGGAGAAACTATTCAAGAGGTTTCTCAAATAGGAAAAGAGTGTCATGATGGTTGCATTATAAAAAAACAGGTAGGTAAGTGTATTATGCCAAATGAAGGAATCTTTACAAGGGTTTTAAAGGGTGGAAAAATTAGGGCAGGTGATTTAATAGAAGTGATAGAATCGTAA
- a CDS encoding molybdopterin biosynthesis protein yields the protein MKNKERNLYLSNVAVEKALNIFLERINKNLKNHEKEFISVIDSLGRVSASAVFAKYSSPNYNASAMDGIAVKASTTFFASERNPIQLKINKDFIYVDTGEPIKKPYDAVIMIEDVVEIDEERVEIIKAASPWQHIRPIGEDIVANEMIIPSNHIIRPVDIGALLSGGIYELKVYKKPKVGIIPTGTEIIEPGEKMEDGKIIESNSRVFEGLVKELGGEPNRYKPVPDDYYLLKSTILKAIDENHIVIINAGSSAGTKDYTKKLVDELGEVLVHGIATKPGKPTILGVINEKAVIGIPGYPVSAYFVFDTFVKPLIKKYQGQYMDDSNKVQAVLSKRIVSSLKHKEFVRIKLGRVDEQLIATPLSRGAGVSMSLVRADGVFVIPQNSEGVEAGEKIEVSLLKPLNKINKTIVSIGSHDLIMDLIGNLIHKQNAFYDLSSAHVGSLGGIMALRRREAHIAPIHLLDATTGEYNVSFVKKYLSNLDMALIKGVKRVQGIIIQKGNPKNIYDFEDLLKEEIVFVNRQRGAGTRILLDYELKKRKINPSKIIGYDREMTTHMAVAAAVASGSADAGVGVLSAAKAMDLEFIPIGEEEYDFLVPVKYLDKGMIQLFIKVIKSKEFKEILENMGGYGLEHTGEIIKVK from the coding sequence TTGAAAAATAAAGAACGCAATTTATATCTTTCAAATGTTGCAGTAGAAAAAGCACTGAATATTTTTTTAGAAAGAATAAATAAAAATTTAAAAAACCATGAGAAAGAGTTTATTTCAGTGATTGATTCTCTTGGACGGGTTAGCGCATCTGCTGTATTTGCAAAATATTCTTCACCAAATTATAATGCATCAGCAATGGATGGGATTGCAGTAAAAGCATCTACTACATTTTTTGCTTCTGAAAGAAATCCAATACAACTTAAGATCAATAAAGACTTTATTTATGTAGATACAGGGGAGCCAATAAAGAAGCCTTATGATGCTGTTATTATGATTGAAGATGTCGTAGAAATAGATGAAGAAAGGGTAGAAATAATAAAAGCAGCTTCTCCTTGGCAGCATATCCGTCCTATAGGAGAAGATATTGTAGCTAATGAGATGATTATTCCATCAAATCACATCATCAGACCGGTAGATATAGGTGCATTATTAAGTGGAGGAATATATGAATTAAAGGTTTATAAAAAGCCTAAAGTAGGTATTATTCCTACAGGTACGGAAATTATTGAACCAGGAGAAAAAATGGAAGATGGAAAAATTATTGAATCTAATTCTAGAGTATTTGAAGGACTTGTAAAAGAGTTAGGGGGAGAGCCTAATCGATACAAGCCAGTACCAGATGATTATTATTTATTAAAGAGTACTATTTTAAAAGCAATAGATGAAAATCATATAGTTATTATAAATGCTGGGTCTTCGGCAGGAACAAAAGATTATACAAAAAAATTAGTGGATGAATTAGGAGAGGTACTTGTTCATGGAATTGCAACAAAACCAGGAAAACCAACTATACTTGGGGTAATAAATGAAAAGGCGGTTATTGGTATACCAGGATATCCTGTTTCTGCTTATTTTGTATTTGATACTTTTGTAAAGCCTCTTATCAAAAAATATCAAGGACAATATATGGATGATTCAAATAAAGTTCAGGCTGTTTTATCAAAGCGGATTGTTTCTTCTTTAAAACATAAGGAATTTGTCAGAATTAAATTAGGAAGAGTAGATGAGCAGCTGATTGCGACCCCTCTTAGTCGAGGTGCAGGTGTAAGCATGTCTCTTGTAAGGGCTGATGGAGTATTTGTTATTCCTCAAAATAGTGAAGGGGTTGAGGCTGGTGAAAAGATAGAAGTATCCTTATTAAAACCATTAAATAAAATCAATAAAACGATTGTATCTATAGGAAGTCATGATTTGATTATGGATTTAATCGGAAATCTTATCCATAAACAAAATGCTTTTTATGATTTATCATCTGCTCATGTTGGAAGTCTAGGTGGAATTATGGCATTAAGACGTAGGGAAGCTCATATTGCTCCTATTCATTTATTAGATGCTACAACGGGTGAGTATAATGTATCATTTGTTAAAAAATATTTATCAAATCTAGATATGGCCCTTATAAAGGGAGTAAAAAGAGTACAAGGAATTATTATTCAGAAAGGAAATCCAAAAAATATCTATGACTTTGAAGATTTATTAAAAGAAGAAATTGTATTTGTAAATAGGCAAAGAGGGGCTGGAACAAGGATTTTGCTAGATTATGAACTAAAAAAACGAAAAATAAATCCAAGCAAAATAATAGGTTATGACAGAGAAATGACTACCCATATGGCTGTAGCAGCTGCAGTAGCATCAGGATCAGCAGATGCAGGCGTTGGGGTTTTATCAGCAGCGAAGGCAATGGATTTAGAATTTATTCCTATAGGAGAAGAAGAATATGATTTTTTAGTTCCTGTGAAATATTTAGATAAAGGTATGATACAACTATTTATAAAAGTTATAAAATCTAAAGAATTTAAAGAAATATTAGAAAATATGGGCGGTTATGGATTAGAACATACGGGGGAGATTATAAAGGTTAAATAA
- a CDS encoding MogA/MoaB family molybdenum cofactor biosynthesis protein — translation MFTLGIIIASDKGYKGERIDKSGKIIKEIMENNYYITKKYTILPDEQEILEKEMIHMCDNLGLDLILTSGGTGFSKRDITPEATLNVVERLAPGISEAIRYKSLQITPRAMLSRAVSGIRKNTLIINLPGSPKAVSEILDFIIPSLSHGLEILKGTSSECAKEKEN, via the coding sequence ATGTTTACACTAGGTATTATTATCGCTAGTGATAAAGGTTATAAGGGAGAACGGATTGATAAAAGCGGTAAAATAATAAAAGAAATTATGGAGAATAATTATTATATAACAAAAAAATATACTATTTTGCCTGATGAACAAGAAATTTTAGAAAAAGAAATGATCCATATGTGTGACAATTTAGGTCTTGATTTGATTTTGACATCAGGTGGTACAGGTTTTTCAAAAAGAGATATAACACCTGAAGCCACTTTAAATGTAGTAGAAAGATTAGCTCCTGGAATATCTGAAGCTATAAGATACAAAAGCCTTCAGATAACTCCAAGAGCTATGTTGTCTCGAGCCGTATCAGGTATAAGGAAAAACACCTTAATAATCAATCTTCCAGGAAGCCCTAAAGCTGTTAGTGAAATTTTAGATTTTATAATACCAAGCCTTTCACATGGACTAGAAATTCTAAAAGGAACCTCATCAGAATGTGCTAAAGAAAAAGAGAATTGA
- the moaC gene encoding cyclic pyranopterin monophosphate synthase MoaC, whose translation MFTHIDENGRVKMVEVGDKEDTKRLAVARGCIKVAKSTMKMIQEGKMKKGDVLSVAQIAGIMGAKKTSENIPMCHNIFITGVDMKFYLDEERSVIHIEGVVKTIGKTGVEMEALNAVSVAALTIYDMCKAVDKDMVISDIRLVKKTGGKSGTYIREGEKFERESFGSKY comes from the coding sequence ATGTTTACCCACATAGATGAAAATGGAAGAGTAAAAATGGTAGAAGTAGGAGATAAAGAAGATACAAAAAGATTAGCAGTAGCAAGAGGATGTATTAAGGTAGCAAAAAGTACAATGAAGATGATTCAAGAAGGAAAGATGAAAAAGGGAGACGTTTTATCTGTAGCACAAATAGCAGGGATTATGGGAGCAAAAAAAACTAGTGAGAATATTCCTATGTGCCACAACATATTTATTACAGGAGTTGACATGAAATTTTACTTAGATGAAGAAAGATCTGTTATTCATATTGAAGGAGTAGTAAAAACAATAGGAAAGACTGGGGTTGAGATGGAAGCATTAAATGCAGTATCTGTTGCGGCTTTAACGATTTATGATATGTGTAAAGCAGTAGATAAAGATATGGTTATTTCTGATATAAGATTGGTAAAAAAGACAGGAGGAAAGTCAGGGACTTACATTAGAGAGGGGGAGAAATTTGAAAGGGAAAGTTTTGGCAGTAAATATTAG
- a CDS encoding NADH-quinone oxidoreductase subunit NuoE family protein, with translation MAKKIFTEENFAKLDEVIQKYKDTKGALMPVLNDAQKIFGCVPLEVQKKISEGLNIPMAEIYGVVTFYAQFSLEPKGEYVIGVCLGTACYVKGAQKIIDRIKEEINVEVGKTSPDGKFTLEATRCIGACGLAPVLTVNEDVYGRLVESDVPGILEKY, from the coding sequence ATGGCAAAGAAAATTTTTACAGAAGAAAACTTTGCAAAATTAGATGAAGTAATTCAAAAATATAAAGACACAAAAGGTGCTTTGATGCCAGTCTTAAATGATGCACAAAAAATATTTGGATGTGTTCCATTAGAAGTGCAAAAAAAGATTTCTGAAGGACTAAATATCCCTATGGCAGAGATCTATGGTGTTGTTACTTTCTATGCACAATTCTCTCTTGAACCAAAAGGGGAGTATGTAATAGGAGTATGCTTAGGTACAGCTTGTTATGTAAAAGGTGCTCAAAAGATTATTGACAGAATTAAGGAAGAAATTAATGTAGAGGTTGGAAAAACTTCACCAGATGGAAAATTCACATTAGAAGCGACTAGATGTATTGGTGCTTGTGGACTAGCTCCAGTATTAACTGTTAATGAAGATGTATATGGAAGATTAGTTGAATCAGATGTGCCTGGAATACTTGAAAAGTATTAA
- the moaA gene encoding GTP 3',8-cyclase MoaA, with product MKDPFGRSINYLRVSVTDLCNLRCKYCMPKEGVYKRKHEQILSIEEIFKVVKASVNLGIEKVRITGGEPLVRKGMIHLIEKISNLEEIKDVALTTNGTLLKKYAKDLKHAGLKRVNISLDTLKAEKYSEITRGGRLGDVLEGIEEAKKIGLFPVKLNVVVIGGFNDDEIMDFVNLTIKENIEVRFIELMPIGQASKWAKSKFLSNDVLKYQLKDLIPVYEGDKSSPAQYFKFADAKGKVGFINPISHHFCKYCNRIRLTADGRLKPCLHSNKEIDLKSILRQKNGNLEDMIKIAIYKKPKEHKLNEKDHQPIIRDMVRIGG from the coding sequence ATGAAGGATCCTTTTGGTAGAAGCATTAATTATCTTAGAGTTTCAGTTACAGATTTATGCAATTTAAGATGTAAATATTGTATGCCAAAAGAAGGTGTTTATAAAAGAAAGCACGAACAAATTTTATCCATTGAGGAGATATTTAAAGTAGTAAAAGCATCAGTGAATTTGGGAATAGAAAAGGTAAGAATAACAGGAGGAGAACCCCTTGTTCGCAAAGGGATGATTCATTTAATTGAGAAGATATCTAACTTAGAAGAAATAAAAGATGTTGCTTTAACAACTAATGGTACTTTACTAAAAAAATATGCAAAAGATTTAAAACATGCAGGATTAAAGCGTGTAAATATTAGCCTAGATACCTTAAAAGCAGAAAAATATAGTGAAATAACAAGGGGCGGAAGATTAGGGGATGTTTTAGAAGGAATAGAAGAAGCAAAAAAGATAGGTCTTTTTCCAGTTAAATTAAATGTGGTGGTCATAGGTGGTTTTAATGATGATGAAATCATGGATTTTGTAAATTTAACCATAAAAGAAAATATAGAAGTTCGCTTTATAGAATTAATGCCTATTGGTCAAGCAAGCAAATGGGCAAAATCTAAATTTTTATCTAATGATGTTTTAAAATATCAGCTAAAAGATTTAATCCCTGTATATGAGGGAGATAAAAGCAGTCCTGCTCAGTACTTTAAATTTGCTGATGCAAAAGGAAAAGTAGGGTTTATAAATCCTATAAGTCATCATTTTTGTAAGTATTGCAACCGTATACGTCTAACTGCAGATGGTAGGTTAAAGCCCTGCTTACACTCAAATAAGGAAATTGATTTAAAATCTATTCTAAGGCAAAAAAATGGAAATTTAGAAGATATGATTAAAATTGCTATTTATAAAAAACCTAAGGAACATAAATTAAATGAAAAGGATCATCAACCTATTATAAGAGATATGGTTAGAATAGGAGGATAA
- a CDS encoding ATP-binding cassette domain-containing protein, translating to MQISINNLVKEYNGHRVLDVGYLNINKGTILGIIGPNGAGKSTLIKIIGGLEEATSGQVYYNGKKIYSQKDITVVFQKPYLLRTTVFNNVAYPLMIRKEKKKAINNKVNKILKEIGIENLKNQKAWTLSGGEMQKVALARALIFRPSLLILDEPMSNMDPSSIAIMEEMIKKINQIEKTTVIIITHSLQQAKRICKEVVFMHKGKVQEFGSMKEVIFNPKNHITKAFIQGELLIS from the coding sequence ATGCAAATTTCTATTAACAATTTAGTAAAAGAATATAATGGACATCGTGTATTAGATGTAGGATATTTAAATATCAATAAAGGAACAATTCTAGGAATTATTGGACCTAATGGAGCAGGGAAAAGTACATTGATAAAGATTATAGGAGGATTAGAAGAAGCAACGAGTGGGCAAGTTTATTATAATGGGAAAAAAATATACTCTCAAAAAGATATTACAGTAGTATTTCAAAAGCCTTATTTACTTAGGACAACAGTGTTTAATAATGTTGCTTATCCACTAATGATTCGAAAAGAAAAGAAAAAAGCTATAAATAATAAGGTAAACAAAATCTTAAAGGAGATTGGAATAGAGAATCTTAAGAATCAAAAGGCTTGGACATTATCAGGAGGAGAGATGCAGAAAGTTGCTTTGGCTAGAGCATTAATATTTCGTCCTTCATTATTAATATTAGATGAACCAATGTCTAATATGGATCCTTCTTCTATTGCTATTATGGAAGAGATGATAAAAAAAATTAACCAAATAGAAAAAACAACTGTCATAATAATTACCCATAGCCTTCAGCAAGCAAAGAGAATCTGTAAGGAAGTTGTTTTTATGCATAAAGGAAAAGTACAAGAGTTTGGGAGTATGAAAGAAGTGATTTTTAATCCTAAAAACCATATTACAAAAGCATTTATTCAAGGAGAGCTTTTGATTTCATAA
- a CDS encoding molybdopterin molybdotransferase MoeA, translating into MKLLNVDTVEEVKQKIDHYFEHFHIGTEVINITEALDRILSEDVYASIDLPEFNRSTVDGYAVVSKDTFGVNESLPTFLEVVGKVEMGENTTLSIISGQAAYVPTGGMIPIGADGVVMIEYVENLDNKTIAVYHPVAPGDGIIKKGEDIKNNSLLLSKGRKLKSQDIGALAAVGVDKVKVFKKIKTAIISTGDEIVDITCKVKLGQIRDINTYSLSAMVIKMGGEVTKKIVVEDNYETLRDIVKMAIKENDFVVISGGSSVGEKDLTEKVIDSFGDVGVFVNGVSIKPGKPTIIGKVENTAIFGLPGHPVSAIVVFRLFGGYLRDKVFSINEKKIGIYAICDANIHSSEGKETYQMVRIEEKDNEYIAKPIHGKSGAISLMTKAEGYIKIDTNKEGVKKGEKVKVILL; encoded by the coding sequence ATGAAGCTTTTAAATGTAGATACGGTGGAAGAAGTAAAACAAAAAATAGATCATTACTTTGAACATTTTCATATAGGAACTGAAGTAATTAATATAACAGAGGCTCTAGATAGAATTTTATCAGAAGATGTATATGCTTCTATAGATTTACCAGAATTTAATCGATCAACAGTAGATGGATATGCAGTAGTTTCAAAAGATACATTTGGGGTTAATGAGAGCTTGCCTACCTTTTTAGAGGTTGTTGGAAAGGTAGAAATGGGAGAGAATACAACTTTGTCTATTATTAGTGGGCAAGCAGCTTATGTTCCTACTGGTGGAATGATTCCGATTGGTGCTGATGGGGTTGTGATGATTGAGTATGTTGAAAATCTTGATAATAAGACAATTGCAGTTTATCATCCTGTTGCACCAGGTGATGGGATAATTAAAAAGGGAGAGGATATAAAAAATAATTCTTTATTACTTTCTAAAGGAAGAAAATTAAAATCACAGGATATAGGGGCTTTAGCAGCTGTTGGAGTAGATAAAGTAAAGGTTTTTAAAAAAATAAAGACAGCCATTATTTCAACAGGAGATGAAATCGTTGATATAACTTGTAAAGTAAAGCTTGGACAGATTCGAGATATTAATACTTATTCTTTATCAGCAATGGTTATTAAAATGGGAGGAGAAGTTACAAAAAAGATTGTTGTAGAGGATAATTATGAAACCTTAAGAGATATAGTAAAGATGGCAATAAAAGAGAACGATTTTGTTGTTATTTCTGGTGGAAGTTCTGTTGGAGAAAAGGATTTAACAGAAAAAGTGATAGATTCTTTTGGGGATGTAGGGGTTTTTGTTAATGGAGTTTCTATAAAGCCTGGAAAACCAACTATTATTGGGAAGGTAGAGAATACAGCTATATTCGGATTGCCTGGACACCCGGTTTCTGCCATTGTTGTATTTCGATTATTTGGAGGGTACTTAAGAGATAAAGTATTTTCTATAAATGAGAAAAAAATAGGGATTTATGCCATATGTGATGCCAATATACATTCTTCTGAAGGAAAAGAGACGTATCAAATGGTCAGGATAGAAGAGAAAGATAATGAATATATAGCAAAACCAATTCATGGAAAATCTGGAGCTATTTCATTAATGACTAAGGCAGAAGGATATATAAAGATTGATACAAATAAAGAGGGGGTTAAAAAGGGAGAAAAGGTAAAAGTGATTCTTTTATAA
- a CDS encoding (2Fe-2S) ferredoxin domain-containing protein produces MKSLEELAKIREEVLKKVDIRCDREGTRIVVGMATCGISAGARPVLMALLEEVKKRNLQDVIVSQTGCIGVCRLEPIIEVYRPGEEKVTYVEMTPEKAKQVVAEHIVNGKVIDKYTIGAAE; encoded by the coding sequence ATGAAATCTTTAGAGGAATTAGCAAAAATCCGTGAAGAAGTATTAAAAAAAGTTGATATAAGATGTGATAGAGAAGGAACAAGAATTGTTGTAGGTATGGCTACTTGCGGTATATCTGCTGGTGCAAGACCAGTGCTTATGGCATTATTAGAAGAAGTAAAAAAGAGAAATCTTCAAGATGTAATTGTATCTCAGACAGGATGTATAGGTGTATGCAGATTAGAGCCAATCATTGAAGTATATAGACCAGGAGAAGAAAAAGTAACGTATGTAGAAATGACTCCAGAGAAAGCGAAGCAAGTTGTTGCAGAGCATATTGTCAATGGAAAAGTAATCGACAAATATACCATTGGAGCGGCAGAGTAA
- a CDS encoding ABC transporter permease, whose product MGEIWEGFKDAYNLLISFDEEVYKIILLSLYVSLTATFVSSFFSVPAGIFLGIVDFKFKKVVVRGIYTLMSMPPVIAGLVVFLLISRKGPFGFLGLSFTPAAMIIAQTCLVIPIITGIVYNGTKQKGQRIKMVAKTLGADKFQTLSLLLKELRVNVFTGIVTGYGRAISEVGAVMIVGGNIKGYTRVMTTSIAMLQSMGDYSMAIAIGIVLIMISFVINGILYNFQQGE is encoded by the coding sequence GTGGGAGAAATATGGGAAGGATTTAAGGATGCATATAATCTTTTGATTTCTTTTGATGAAGAAGTTTATAAAATTATTCTGTTATCCTTATATGTTTCTCTCACTGCTACTTTTGTTTCTAGTTTTTTTTCAGTGCCAGCAGGTATTTTTTTAGGAATAGTAGACTTTAAATTTAAAAAAGTTGTTGTTAGGGGAATCTATACCCTCATGAGTATGCCCCCTGTTATTGCAGGCTTAGTAGTATTTTTGCTTATATCTAGAAAAGGGCCTTTTGGATTTTTAGGATTAAGTTTTACACCTGCTGCAATGATTATTGCACAAACTTGTTTGGTTATTCCTATTATTACAGGAATTGTTTATAATGGGACAAAGCAAAAAGGACAAAGGATCAAAATGGTTGCTAAAACCTTAGGAGCCGATAAATTTCAAACATTAAGTTTACTTTTAAAGGAGCTGCGTGTGAACGTATTTACAGGGATTGTTACGGGATATGGTAGAGCTATATCAGAAGTAGGTGCAGTAATGATTGTAGGAGGAAATATTAAAGGCTATACAAGAGTGATGACGACATCCATTGCAATGCTTCAGAGTATGGGAGATTATTCGATGGCAATTGCAATTGGAATTGTTTTAATTATGATTTCTTTTGTCATTAATGGTATACTTTATAATTTTCAACAGGGTGAGTAA
- the hprK gene encoding HPr(Ser) kinase/phosphatase: MAFVTIDQLINDLKLEVIYKPEKTDINIEVSDINRPGLQLAGFYEYFAYERVQVVGKVEWTYFDSLTPEVRKERTEKLFSHQLPCVIVTRGLEVHKECLGASKKFNRPLLRTNINTTKLISQLMTYLEEKLAPVITRHGVLVDVYGIGILLIGESGIGKSETALELIKRGHRLVADDAVEIKKIDNNTLEGSAPELIRHFMELRGIGILDIKHLYGVGSVRDKKMIELVIEMQNWSPDKQYDRLGMDEEFMEILGVNVHKITIPIKPGRNLAMIIEAAARNHKQKQMGHNAAEILNERLLRQFGE, translated from the coding sequence ATGGCATTTGTAACAATTGATCAATTGATTAATGATTTAAAATTAGAAGTAATTTATAAACCTGAAAAAACGGATATAAATATAGAAGTGAGTGATATTAATAGACCTGGATTGCAGTTAGCAGGTTTTTATGAATATTTTGCTTATGAAAGAGTACAAGTAGTAGGGAAAGTAGAGTGGACATATTTTGATAGCCTTACACCTGAAGTAAGAAAGGAAAGAACAGAAAAATTATTTTCACACCAACTGCCTTGTGTCATTGTAACAAGAGGATTAGAAGTTCATAAAGAGTGTTTAGGGGCATCAAAAAAATTTAATCGTCCCTTGCTTAGAACTAATATAAATACAACAAAACTGATTAGTCAGTTAATGACGTATTTAGAAGAAAAATTAGCCCCTGTTATAACAAGGCATGGGGTATTAGTAGATGTGTATGGAATTGGTATATTACTTATTGGCGAAAGTGGTATTGGAAAAAGTGAGACTGCACTAGAGCTTATTAAAAGAGGACATAGATTGGTAGCAGATGATGCTGTGGAAATTAAGAAGATAGATAACAATACATTAGAAGGAAGTGCACCAGAACTTATTAGACATTTTATGGAGCTTAGAGGAATCGGTATATTAGACATTAAGCACTTATATGGTGTAGGTTCAGTAAGAGATAAAAAAATGATTGAACTTGTTATTGAGATGCAAAACTGGAGTCCTGATAAGCAGTATGATAGATTGGGAATGGATGAAGAATTTATGGAGATTTTAGGGGTTAATGTACACAAAATCACTATTCCTATTAAGCCAGGGAGAAATTTGGCCATGATTATCGAGGCAGCAGCTAGAAACCATAAACAGAAACAAATGGGACATAATGCAGCAGAGATATTGAATGAAAGGCTTTTAAGACAGTTTGGTGAATAA